A stretch of the Duncaniella dubosii genome encodes the following:
- the tpx gene encoding thiol peroxidase has translation METVFFKGQPCHTCGSVPSIGETAPCFHLAGADLSQLLCTDFAGKRVVLNIFPSLDTEVCARSVRRFNEEAAKLDDVAVICVSMDLPFAMGRFCTIENIKNVVFGSAFRSPLFGQKYGVQLVDGPLAGLLARCVLVLDENRRVIFRDLVEEITNEPDYDAALKVLRNEV, from the coding sequence ATGGAAACCGTATTTTTTAAAGGCCAGCCGTGTCATACTTGCGGCTCAGTACCTTCGATTGGCGAGACAGCCCCTTGTTTTCATCTCGCAGGCGCGGATCTGTCGCAGTTGCTCTGCACTGATTTTGCAGGAAAGCGCGTGGTTCTCAACATATTTCCAAGCCTTGACACGGAAGTATGTGCCCGTAGTGTGCGCCGTTTCAACGAAGAGGCTGCCAAACTTGACGATGTAGCTGTCATCTGTGTGTCTATGGATCTCCCGTTTGCAATGGGACGTTTCTGCACAATTGAGAATATCAAGAATGTTGTTTTCGGTTCTGCATTCCGTTCGCCTCTTTTCGGTCAGAAATATGGTGTGCAGCTTGTCGACGGTCCGCTTGCAGGGCTGCTTGCTCGATGTGTCCTTGTACTTGACGAGAATCGTCGTGTGATTTTCCGTGATCTTGTCGAGGAGATTACTAATGAGCCGGACTATGATGCTGCGCTAAAGGTTCTCAGAAACGAAGTATAA
- a CDS encoding phospholipase A — MKTLLRFTLIMTLFLVGFRTGANAQIVSIGDDSINTDSVRRAFDDGPYFGLYKDNYFIVGVPVGEKITRQNSNIKFQISIAQRLTRSSLPFGTYLYLFYSQKCFWNIFEDSMPMTDLNFNPGIGLTKPLFVKGRFVGKVSLIAEHESNGRDGAASRSWNRISLAGSIMIDPHILVHSKVWLPIIDGSENKDILNYCGIYQIGTSVTSTNGRMGLAVNLVKRKGWKLNYNTTVEFNYRIFPRDNQYLFVQYYNGYGEGLLAYKEFHSMLRVGLVIKPKLFSDY; from the coding sequence ATGAAAACGCTACTGCGATTCACTCTTATAATGACATTGTTCTTAGTCGGGTTCCGCACAGGGGCGAATGCCCAGATTGTAAGCATCGGAGACGACAGCATCAACACCGACAGCGTACGGCGCGCATTTGACGACGGCCCATATTTCGGCCTTTATAAAGACAATTACTTTATCGTCGGCGTTCCCGTCGGTGAAAAGATAACACGACAAAACAGCAATATCAAATTTCAGATATCCATTGCGCAGCGACTCACACGCAGCTCGCTACCATTCGGGACATATCTCTATCTATTCTATTCCCAGAAGTGTTTCTGGAACATATTTGAAGATTCCATGCCCATGACCGACCTGAACTTCAACCCCGGCATCGGTCTGACCAAGCCGCTTTTCGTAAAGGGACGCTTTGTAGGCAAAGTAAGCCTTATCGCCGAGCACGAGTCCAACGGTCGCGACGGTGCTGCTTCACGTTCTTGGAACAGAATAAGTCTCGCCGGCAGCATTATGATTGACCCTCATATTCTTGTCCACAGTAAAGTGTGGCTTCCGATAATCGACGGTTCGGAAAACAAAGATATCCTCAATTACTGCGGTATCTATCAGATCGGCACTTCAGTGACTTCGACCAACGGACGCATGGGTCTGGCCGTCAACCTTGTCAAAAGAAAGGGCTGGAAACTGAACTACAATACCACCGTCGAGTTTAACTACCGTATATTTCCACGCGACAACCAATATCTCTTCGTGCAATACTACAACGGATATGGCGAAGGGCTGCTTGCCTACAAGGAATTCCACTCGATGCTACGTGTAGGACTTGTCATCAAACCGAAACTCTTCAGCGATTATTAA
- a CDS encoding carboxypeptidase-like regulatory domain-containing protein: MKNPRHIYRMLWIVILFTFHSPASAQWKVSGRVADTSGEPLPGVVVTISDAADKILAFCSTDGKGNFTLILPGKPSADSRVSFSLLGFSTKIFTPGQMREGMKVTLSESPLELREVIVKISPIKSKGDTLTYDVASFRSKADRNIEDVIKKLPGVEVSENGGISYNGERINRFYIEGLDVVGGRYAIATRNISPDDILSVEVFENHQPKQVLKNIDITNKAALNLKMKRKSMLKPVGNVKGGAGADDNGNAKWLGEAFGMLIAPATQVLATAKTNNWGSSYANETKSLIAESEEKTSIASKLYGSTPFGEAKIPSERYFDNRSASVSVNTISKTGQYGKLNFTADYTDEDNRTVNTESITYSNGDNPPSASTRESRAIRMPGKRNSA, encoded by the coding sequence TTGAAAAATCCGCGTCACATCTATCGAATGTTGTGGATAGTGATTCTTTTCACTTTCCACAGCCCGGCCTCAGCCCAGTGGAAAGTAAGCGGCCGTGTCGCCGACACGTCAGGCGAACCTCTCCCCGGAGTTGTGGTTACAATTTCGGATGCCGCCGACAAGATTCTGGCATTCTGTTCGACAGACGGCAAAGGGAATTTCACGCTCATCCTTCCGGGCAAACCGTCCGCCGACAGCCGTGTAAGTTTCTCACTGCTCGGATTCTCGACAAAGATTTTTACCCCGGGACAGATGCGTGAAGGGATGAAAGTCACACTCTCCGAATCCCCTCTTGAACTACGGGAAGTGATAGTGAAAATCTCCCCTATAAAAAGCAAAGGCGACACTCTGACCTATGATGTGGCATCGTTCCGCTCCAAGGCCGACCGCAACATCGAGGATGTCATCAAGAAGCTCCCCGGTGTGGAGGTCAGCGAGAACGGCGGCATCTCATATAACGGAGAAAGAATCAACCGCTTCTATATCGAAGGCCTTGACGTGGTGGGCGGGCGCTACGCCATCGCCACACGCAACATCTCGCCTGACGATATTCTCTCGGTCGAAGTCTTTGAGAACCATCAGCCCAAACAGGTATTGAAAAATATCGACATCACCAACAAGGCAGCGCTCAATCTCAAAATGAAGCGCAAAAGCATGCTGAAACCTGTCGGCAACGTCAAAGGAGGCGCAGGGGCTGACGACAACGGCAATGCAAAGTGGCTCGGAGAGGCTTTCGGAATGTTAATCGCCCCGGCGACACAGGTGCTCGCCACCGCCAAGACCAACAACTGGGGGAGTTCGTATGCCAACGAAACGAAGTCGCTCATTGCAGAAAGCGAGGAGAAGACTTCGATTGCAAGCAAACTCTACGGCTCTACTCCTTTCGGCGAGGCCAAAATCCCCTCCGAACGTTATTTCGACAACCGCTCCGCCTCGGTCTCGGTCAACACCATAAGCAAAACCGGACAATACGGCAAGCTCAATTTCACAGCCGACTACACCGACGAGGACAACCGGACCGTCAACACCGAATCAATCACATATAGCAACGGCGACAACCCGCCATCGGCTTCTACGAGAGAATCGAGAGCAATCCGCATGCCCGGGAAGCGAAATTCAGCGTGA
- a CDS encoding GLPGLI family protein produces MKLIVNITSIMLLILIAAGSIAARSQSSNRGSQPAKLSKVQFVDKSFMECIYEHSNYDPFFDETRIVDWILEIGRKASRYGNYNEYRLDSIFAADYNGKPTYDEFDEVYKKVGSCSLTETLKILNENKLNHYEGIFGDYYVYTEELPAFDWKISNETDEICGYRCRKATAEFRGRTWDAWYAEEIQISNGPLKFGGLPGLILKIEDEKKEHIFEAIQLRKSNKDFGYQLRSFRIPTDRKTFNKMMHDFRSDVSSFIVNSPLAPKNPDGTPAVPPKRRLFYNPVEID; encoded by the coding sequence ATGAAACTAATAGTCAACATCACCTCAATCATGCTGCTTATCCTTATTGCAGCAGGCAGTATTGCAGCCCGGAGCCAGTCTTCTAACAGAGGCTCACAGCCTGCAAAACTTAGTAAGGTGCAGTTTGTTGATAAAAGTTTTATGGAATGTATCTATGAACATTCTAATTACGACCCTTTTTTTGATGAGACAAGAATTGTCGATTGGATTCTGGAAATCGGACGTAAAGCAAGCAGATATGGAAACTATAACGAATATCGCCTTGATTCAATATTCGCTGCAGATTATAATGGCAAGCCGACTTATGATGAATTCGACGAAGTTTATAAGAAAGTAGGCTCTTGTTCTCTTACAGAGACACTAAAAATCTTAAATGAAAACAAACTGAATCATTACGAGGGTATTTTCGGAGATTATTATGTCTACACGGAAGAACTACCGGCGTTTGACTGGAAAATCTCTAACGAGACTGATGAAATATGCGGATACAGATGCAGGAAGGCTACTGCCGAATTCAGAGGGCGCACATGGGATGCATGGTACGCCGAAGAGATTCAGATAAGCAACGGTCCTCTAAAATTCGGAGGGTTGCCCGGACTTATTCTGAAAATCGAGGATGAGAAAAAAGAACATATATTCGAGGCAATCCAATTACGTAAAAGCAATAAGGATTTCGGCTATCAATTAAGATCATTCCGTATTCCTACCGACCGGAAGACATTCAATAAGATGATGCATGACTTCAGGTCTGATGTCAGCTCCTTCATTGTGAATTCACCTCTCGCACCAAAAAATCCTGATGGCACGCCGGCAGTTCCACCAAAGCGTCGCCTTTTCTACAATCCCGTGGAAATAGACTGA
- a CDS encoding GLPGLI family protein, with protein sequence MAKDYPDGLPFEEFRKVGARYGRMSLDEMIKDKAKNTITSFEHILMDHYIFEEPTPDFNWSLSDETEEICKYNCKKATTSFRGRKWTAWYTEEIPITDGPWKFGGLPGLILKVEDDKKEHIMEALQVRKHDSDISYFIRSFLIKTDREKYNEMYKEFRTNAGSFLSGSPNMPKKADGSPAIGNKRLFFNPLELE encoded by the coding sequence ATGGCCAAGGACTATCCGGATGGATTGCCATTCGAGGAATTTAGAAAAGTAGGAGCCAGATATGGAAGAATGTCGCTTGACGAGATGATAAAGGACAAGGCTAAAAACACAATTACATCATTTGAGCATATCCTCATGGATCACTATATATTTGAAGAACCGACTCCAGACTTCAATTGGTCTCTGTCTGACGAGACGGAAGAGATATGCAAATATAATTGCAAAAAAGCGACCACATCATTCAGAGGGCGCAAATGGACTGCTTGGTATACCGAAGAAATACCCATTACAGACGGGCCTTGGAAATTCGGTGGCTTACCCGGATTGATTCTCAAAGTAGAGGATGATAAAAAAGAGCATATAATGGAGGCTTTGCAAGTGAGAAAGCATGATTCAGATATATCCTATTTCATCCGGTCATTCCTTATAAAAACCGACAGAGAAAAATATAACGAGATGTATAAGGAATTCAGGACAAATGCAGGCTCTTTCCTATCAGGTTCGCCAAATATGCCCAAAAAAGCTGACGGTTCACCCGCAATCGGCAACAAGCGACTGTTTTTCAATCCTCTCGAACTGGAGTGA
- a CDS encoding GLPGLI family protein, translating into MRTIITIILFILFLPQVYAQSDLDKPARLGEYNNFDTSIMECVYEHATYDPIKKSTQCTDWILEIGKNGSKYSLYPTYQCDSIINADYNGKPTRGEYYAVANKFETTKLTEQIKNLSENKFKNYESIFMDWYYYEEPIPQIEWNLVAGTDEICGHECKKATTTFRGRNWTAWYTEEIPIDNGPWKFGCLRG; encoded by the coding sequence ATGAGAACAATTATTACTATCATATTATTTATACTATTTTTGCCTCAAGTTTATGCTCAATCAGATCTTGATAAGCCTGCTCGACTTGGTGAATACAACAATTTTGATACAAGCATAATGGAGTGTGTTTATGAGCACGCTACCTATGATCCAATTAAAAAAAGTACTCAATGCACTGATTGGATACTGGAAATCGGTAAAAATGGAAGTAAATACAGCTTATATCCGACATATCAATGCGATTCGATAATTAATGCGGACTATAATGGAAAACCAACAAGAGGTGAATATTATGCTGTAGCCAATAAGTTTGAAACCACAAAATTGACAGAACAAATAAAAAATTTAAGCGAAAATAAATTCAAAAACTATGAAAGCATATTCATGGACTGGTATTACTATGAAGAACCTATACCACAAATAGAATGGAATTTGGTTGCAGGAACAGATGAAATATGCGGTCATGAATGCAAGAAGGCGACAACTACATTTCGCGGACGCAACTGGACTGCATGGTATACCGAAGAGATTCCGATAGACAACGGTCCGTGGAAATTCGGTTGTCTCCGGGGTTGA
- the coaD gene encoding pantetheine-phosphate adenylyltransferase has protein sequence MNTILFPGSFDPFTVGHQSLVDRVLPLFDRVVIAVGVNSGKRSGDSAGNRIAEIERLYAGEPKVRVISYEGLTVDACRREGAHWMLRGVRSAIDFEYERNLADINRRISGVETMLLFTLPEYAAVSSSVVRELCSYGYDVGEFLPKKQTHF, from the coding sequence ATGAACACTATATTGTTTCCGGGGTCGTTCGACCCGTTTACAGTCGGCCATCAATCGCTTGTCGACCGTGTGCTTCCTTTGTTTGACCGTGTAGTGATTGCTGTCGGTGTCAATTCGGGGAAGCGTTCAGGCGATTCCGCCGGAAACCGTATCGCGGAAATCGAACGTCTCTATGCCGGCGAGCCTAAGGTGAGGGTCATATCCTACGAAGGGCTGACAGTCGATGCCTGCCGCCGCGAAGGCGCACACTGGATGTTGCGCGGAGTGCGCTCGGCCATTGATTTTGAATACGAACGCAATCTCGCCGATATAAACCGCCGGATTTCGGGAGTGGAGACAATGCTGCTTTTCACCCTCCCCGAATATGCGGCGGTGTCGTCGTCGGTTGTGCGCGAGCTCTGCTCTTACGGCTACGATGTCGGTGAGTTCCTGCCGAAAAAACAAACACACTTTTAA
- a CDS encoding S41 family peptidase has protein sequence MKKILSVMALAVMAVTGWAQMQIQFTPERKLRYAEQIIENYYVDNVDTAKVVTEAIVAMLKTLDPHSTYSSPEETRELTEPLEGNFSGIGIRFQMVNDTLYVIESVAGGPSEKMGIVPGDRIIACNDTVIAGVKMKNSGIMKVLRGPKGTVANLKVLRKGNSEPLEFRVVRDAIPIYSVDMSYMVNDSVGYIALSRFAEKTTEEVKDAMRTLRKQGMKHLVFDLTDNGGGYMRPATELSEMFLGKGDMIVYTESPKNGVAEYIAEADGDFRDGRVVVMVNQYSASASEILSGAIQDNDRGVIVGRRTFGKGLVQRPFPFPDGSMMRLTVSRYHTPSGRCIQKPYVDGDDEAYQRDMIERYNAGELTSADSIHHFADSLKFYTKRLNRPVYGGGGIMPDRFVAIDTTMYSSYYRDLIAKGVINNFCVNYVDSHRAELKKQFKTDNDYVRGFDVTPEIMDSLIELGKKEGVEFKEDEYKRSKPMLEAIVKGLIGRDIFEQSTYSKVVSRFDPIFTEAMDIINSPERYNSYLTAGEK, from the coding sequence ATGAAGAAAATTTTAAGCGTCATGGCATTGGCCGTCATGGCCGTCACGGGATGGGCGCAGATGCAGATCCAGTTCACGCCCGAACGCAAGCTCCGTTATGCCGAACAGATTATCGAAAACTACTACGTTGACAATGTAGACACGGCCAAGGTCGTGACAGAGGCCATCGTGGCGATGTTGAAAACACTTGACCCGCATTCGACATACTCATCGCCCGAGGAGACACGCGAGCTGACCGAACCGCTCGAAGGAAACTTCTCCGGGATAGGAATCCGTTTCCAGATGGTCAACGATACGCTTTATGTGATAGAGTCGGTGGCCGGAGGTCCGTCGGAGAAGATGGGAATAGTCCCGGGCGACCGTATAATCGCATGCAACGATACGGTGATTGCCGGCGTAAAGATGAAAAATTCAGGCATCATGAAGGTGCTGCGTGGCCCGAAAGGCACTGTGGCCAATCTCAAGGTGCTCCGCAAGGGCAACAGTGAGCCGCTGGAATTCCGAGTGGTCCGCGATGCGATACCCATCTACAGTGTCGATATGTCCTACATGGTCAACGACTCGGTTGGCTACATAGCGCTCAGCCGTTTCGCCGAGAAGACAACCGAGGAGGTGAAAGACGCAATGCGTACACTCCGTAAGCAAGGCATGAAGCATCTCGTATTTGACCTTACGGACAATGGCGGCGGATATATGCGTCCTGCTACAGAACTTTCGGAAATGTTCTTAGGCAAGGGGGATATGATTGTCTACACAGAGTCTCCTAAAAACGGGGTTGCCGAATATATAGCCGAGGCCGACGGCGATTTCCGCGACGGCCGTGTAGTGGTTATGGTCAACCAGTATTCTGCATCGGCATCCGAGATTCTGTCAGGAGCGATTCAGGACAATGACAGAGGGGTGATAGTCGGACGGCGTACATTCGGTAAAGGACTCGTGCAGCGTCCGTTCCCTTTCCCTGACGGCTCAATGATGCGTCTGACCGTCTCGCGCTACCACACGCCCTCAGGCCGTTGCATTCAGAAACCGTATGTGGACGGTGACGACGAAGCCTATCAGCGAGACATGATTGAACGCTATAACGCCGGAGAGCTTACAAGCGCCGACAGTATACATCATTTCGCCGATTCGTTGAAATTCTATACTAAACGTCTCAATCGCCCTGTGTATGGCGGTGGAGGTATAATGCCTGACCGTTTTGTGGCCATCGACACGACTATGTATTCCTCCTATTACCGCGATCTCATCGCCAAGGGTGTCATCAATAATTTCTGTGTCAACTACGTCGACTCACACCGCGCCGAACTCAAGAAGCAATTCAAGACTGATAACGATTATGTGAGGGGATTCGATGTCACGCCTGAAATTATGGACTCGCTCATCGAACTTGGCAAAAAGGAGGGCGTGGAGTTCAAGGAGGATGAATACAAGCGCTCGAAACCTATGCTTGAGGCCATTGTCAAGGGGTTGATCGGTCGTGATATATTCGAGCAGTCGACCTATTCGAAAGTAGTGTCACGTTTTGACCCGATATTCACGGAAGCGATGGACATCATCAACTCCCCGGAGCGTTACAATTCCTATCTGACGGCAGGGGAGAAGTGA
- the porU gene encoding type IX secretion system sortase PorU produces MRSFIRHIFALFTISFASAFTTHAFTLDTYAESSVLSSGRWIKVSVTESGLHIIPTSTLRAWGFSDPSAVRIFGYGGARISDQLSRANYVDDLPVVKSELTANGIIFYAQGPGVWKQERDDIFTHSLNPYSTKGYYFLTDSRPDTDSSISTEGGSPTDGAATTFTERIYHELDLVTPAESGHQLVGEDFRYTSNRTFNFQLPGNAADSVWMQCDFFAKSTSSPVQLSFTANGQKLASASGDRVPATAEWGRTATIRKRFPLSGNSLALGIGISISSPISLANLDRILLTYTREISMPTSGPLIFTATNRSVKLKGIKADTRVWDVTNPNTPIAMPVTTTSDGAGAWTSDYNGLRTYAAWSSTVGLPNPRFVGNVANQDLHAKQTPDMIIISPSQLLEQSRRIANLHSAAPRNLEVLVIPEEQVYNEFGSGVADLNALRRMLKMFYDRGNASGAEHTLKYVLLMGGAHHDHRRLTSAMAGSSAITLPIWQSELCDGESSSYCSDDPLAFLEDNSGLSIASDRLSVAVGRIPARSVSSAKNYVDRLISYVNNPPKSEWRNRILMFADDGNTGQHMEQSDAMEDTMRTNSSGRGFTYHKVYIDAYELRNGTSEEAKKKVSSLFDDGVVIWSYIGHGAINNLSGDGIFTSTYLNNLYLRHPFFFYGATCTFGQLDGNATSGMESLIMTDGGGAIGGFCATRPVYISLNGPLSKESGIEFTRREADGNFQPVGEVFRRAKNSRKGDDNVRRYILFSDPALRLATPANNIRLLSINGQEVSEDSQPTIAARSQTVVRGEICDPDGNRIEGFNGWLSLSLYDAERSITSLGRKVGDDEGKKHTFEEQGERLYAGRTQVTDGIFEIIIQMPSEIADNYRPATVSMFASADDGQEASGVCRDLYAYGLEENALPDDVPPVIEYLYLNHDSFKPSDAVDANPMLIARVSDDTGLNMSSAGIGHQMSISIDKDQSFTDVSSRYTPDSDGSPAGTILYQLPELTAGNHTATLKVWDTGGNSTSATIDFFVNPDLAPKIFDIYSDANPATTEANFYVNHNRPDAMLTVKIEIFDFNGTLMWTSETSGRADMYASAPVTWNLTTTSGSKVSRGIYLYRATISSGGKSSSLTKRLAVAPQ; encoded by the coding sequence ATGAGAAGTTTCATCCGACACATCTTTGCGTTATTCACAATATCTTTTGCATCCGCTTTCACAACACACGCCTTTACTCTTGATACCTACGCTGAGTCATCCGTCCTCTCCTCAGGGCGATGGATAAAGGTGAGCGTGACTGAAAGCGGCCTACACATCATCCCAACTTCGACTCTGCGAGCATGGGGATTCAGCGACCCGTCGGCGGTAAGAATTTTCGGATATGGAGGAGCACGTATCTCCGACCAGCTTTCACGTGCCAACTATGTTGACGACCTTCCTGTCGTCAAAAGCGAACTGACTGCAAACGGAATCATATTCTATGCCCAAGGACCGGGGGTGTGGAAACAGGAACGTGATGATATTTTCACTCATTCTCTCAATCCATACTCCACGAAAGGATATTATTTCCTGACTGACTCACGTCCGGATACAGACAGCTCGATATCCACAGAAGGTGGTTCGCCGACCGATGGTGCAGCGACTACATTCACCGAGCGCATCTACCATGAACTTGATCTTGTGACTCCGGCTGAAAGCGGCCATCAGCTTGTCGGCGAGGATTTCCGCTACACATCCAACCGGACATTCAATTTCCAGTTGCCGGGAAATGCTGCCGACAGCGTATGGATGCAGTGTGATTTTTTTGCAAAAAGCACCTCTTCCCCCGTCCAGCTCTCGTTCACAGCCAACGGACAGAAACTGGCATCGGCCTCAGGAGACCGTGTCCCTGCGACAGCCGAATGGGGACGTACCGCAACCATACGCAAACGCTTCCCCTTATCCGGCAATTCTCTCGCACTCGGCATAGGCATCAGCATAAGTTCCCCGATCAGCCTTGCAAATCTTGACAGAATATTGCTGACCTATACACGCGAAATCTCAATGCCGACATCTGGACCACTGATTTTCACTGCTACCAACAGGTCGGTGAAACTCAAAGGCATCAAAGCTGACACAAGAGTCTGGGACGTAACCAATCCGAACACACCCATAGCAATGCCAGTGACAACAACATCTGACGGGGCAGGAGCTTGGACAAGCGACTATAACGGCCTACGCACCTATGCAGCATGGTCTTCAACGGTAGGGCTTCCCAATCCTCGTTTCGTGGGCAACGTCGCAAATCAGGATCTGCATGCAAAACAGACTCCCGACATGATTATCATTTCGCCGTCACAGCTACTTGAACAAAGCCGTAGGATAGCAAATCTCCACTCGGCTGCGCCACGCAATCTTGAGGTGCTTGTGATACCCGAAGAACAGGTCTATAATGAATTCGGTTCCGGAGTAGCTGACCTCAATGCTTTGCGGCGCATGCTAAAGATGTTCTATGACCGTGGCAATGCCTCGGGCGCGGAACATACACTGAAGTATGTACTCCTTATGGGTGGCGCACATCACGACCATCGCAGACTGACAAGTGCGATGGCCGGAAGTTCAGCCATCACACTGCCGATCTGGCAAAGCGAGCTCTGCGACGGTGAAAGCAGCTCATATTGTTCTGACGATCCGCTGGCTTTTCTCGAAGACAATTCAGGTCTGAGCATTGCATCCGACCGTCTCAGTGTCGCAGTCGGACGTATACCAGCCCGTAGCGTAAGCTCCGCCAAGAATTATGTCGACCGTCTGATTTCATATGTAAACAATCCCCCGAAAAGCGAATGGAGAAACCGCATACTCATGTTTGCAGACGATGGGAACACGGGCCAGCACATGGAACAGTCAGACGCGATGGAAGACACCATGCGCACCAATTCTTCAGGACGCGGTTTTACCTATCACAAAGTCTACATAGATGCCTATGAACTTCGCAACGGAACTTCGGAAGAGGCCAAGAAAAAAGTTTCGTCACTTTTCGATGACGGAGTAGTAATCTGGAGCTATATCGGTCACGGAGCAATCAACAATCTGTCAGGCGACGGCATATTCACATCCACCTACCTTAACAATCTCTATCTGCGTCACCCGTTCTTTTTCTACGGTGCGACGTGCACCTTCGGACAACTCGACGGCAACGCCACTTCCGGCATGGAATCGCTCATCATGACCGACGGTGGAGGAGCAATCGGTGGGTTCTGCGCCACCCGCCCTGTCTACATCTCCCTCAACGGTCCGCTCTCAAAAGAATCCGGAATAGAATTCACCAGACGCGAAGCTGACGGCAACTTCCAGCCGGTTGGCGAAGTGTTCCGTCGCGCAAAAAACAGCCGCAAAGGAGATGACAATGTAAGACGCTACATACTTTTTTCCGACCCGGCTCTCCGGCTGGCAACTCCGGCCAATAATATACGTCTGCTTTCAATCAACGGCCAGGAAGTCTCCGAGGATTCACAACCGACGATTGCCGCCCGATCGCAGACTGTCGTACGCGGAGAAATCTGCGATCCGGACGGAAACCGCATAGAAGGGTTCAACGGCTGGCTGTCGCTGTCGCTCTACGATGCCGAGCGCAGCATCACGAGCTTAGGCCGTAAAGTCGGCGACGACGAAGGGAAAAAACATACGTTCGAAGAACAAGGTGAACGCCTCTATGCCGGACGCACACAGGTGACCGACGGAATTTTTGAAATCATAATCCAGATGCCGTCGGAAATTGCCGACAATTATCGTCCGGCCACTGTCTCGATGTTCGCCTCGGCCGACGACGGACAGGAAGCTTCGGGCGTATGCCGCGACCTCTATGCCTACGGACTTGAAGAGAACGCGCTCCCCGACGACGTTCCACCGGTGATTGAATATCTCTATCTGAATCACGATTCGTTCAAACCCTCTGATGCCGTCGATGCCAATCCCATGCTTATAGCCCGCGTCAGTGACGATACAGGGCTCAATATGTCAAGTGCCGGCATCGGACATCAGATGTCCATATCTATTGACAAAGACCAGAGCTTCACGGATGTATCATCGCGCTACACGCCCGATTCCGACGGATCACCTGCCGGGACAATCCTTTATCAGCTTCCTGAACTTACCGCCGGAAACCATACGGCGACCCTAAAAGTCTGGGATACGGGGGGAAATTCCACTTCCGCAACAATCGATTTCTTCGTAAATCCTGACCTCGCGCCCAAGATCTTTGATATATATTCCGATGCCAATCCTGCCACAACCGAAGCCAATTTCTATGTGAACCATAACCGGCCGGACGCTATGCTGACAGTAAAAATCGAGATTTTCGATTTCAACGGCACTCTTATGTGGACATCTGAGACCAGCGGACGCGCCGACATGTATGCTTCAGCACCGGTCACTTGGAATCTCACAACTACATCAGGCTCGAAAGTATCGCGTGGCATCTACCTTTACCGTGCGACAATTTCATCTGGCGGCAAATCTTCATCCTTGACAAAACGTCTCGCCGTAGCGCCTCAATAA
- a CDS encoding glycoside hydrolase family 25 protein, protein MKPLLHTVFIMILTAILNACGKGGDAPAQSYPDRSKFKIIGIDISAHNGEIDFRKVASDGISFVIIKATEGGTFKDRRFIDNLREARKAGLKVGAYHFFRFDTPGYMQGLNFLNSLQSRELDLPLIIDIEEWTNSNSQPTPMVLNRLTEMIDHLESHGHRVMLYTNKNGFARFVRGRLEGYPLWICSLIDEPHGIEWKLWQGTHNGRVNGIDHPVDINAFYGSAAEWMEFLSPTGETTSDNMQ, encoded by the coding sequence ATGAAGCCTTTGCTCCACACCGTCTTTATCATGATACTGACCGCAATCCTCAACGCTTGCGGTAAAGGAGGAGACGCGCCGGCTCAAAGCTATCCCGACAGGAGCAAATTCAAAATCATAGGCATCGATATCAGCGCCCACAACGGAGAAATCGATTTTAGAAAGGTTGCATCCGACGGCATATCTTTTGTAATCATAAAAGCGACAGAGGGCGGAACATTCAAGGACCGCAGGTTCATCGATAATCTGCGCGAGGCCCGCAAGGCCGGTCTAAAGGTAGGTGCATACCACTTTTTCCGATTCGACACACCCGGCTACATGCAGGGTCTGAATTTTCTTAATTCATTGCAGTCACGGGAACTCGACCTTCCACTGATTATAGATATCGAAGAGTGGACAAATTCCAACAGCCAACCCACTCCGATGGTGCTCAACCGCCTGACAGAAATGATTGACCACCTTGAATCACACGGACACAGGGTGATGCTATATACGAACAAAAACGGCTTTGCCCGTTTCGTCAGAGGCCGTCTTGAAGGCTACCCGCTCTGGATCTGTTCTCTTATCGACGAGCCGCATGGGATCGAATGGAAACTATGGCAAGGCACTCATAACGGCAGGGTAAACGGCATCGACCATCCGGTCGATATCAACGCATTCTACGGTTCGGCGGCAGAGTGGATGGAATTCCTGTCACCTACGGGTGAAACCACGTCGGACAATATGCAATAA